One Microbacterium esteraromaticum genomic window carries:
- the pstA gene encoding phosphate ABC transporter permease PstA, translated as MTTLTAAPASTSLTAGRLAPWAPWALLGASLAISFTVFALGAIGSDPADFNIAGAVIVGVLIYMVLITVVSSIAESRRKAVDRLMTALVTAAFVVALLPLISLLWTVVLNGIGRFDAEFFSYSMRNVVGEGGGIVHAIWGTVLVTLTATLIAVPVGLMTSIYLVEYGRGRIAKGITFLVDVMTGIPSIVAGLFIYSVFALLVRPGISMGLMGALALAVLMVPVVVRGSEELLRIVPNELREASYALGVPKWLTIIKIVLPTSIAGITTSVMLAISRVIGETAPLLLTAGFTASLNTNLVNSQMMTLPVFVYNSYMNQGTAADASVARAWAGALTLILIVMLLNLLARLIAKLFAPKTAGR; from the coding sequence ATGACCACGCTCACCGCCGCACCCGCCTCCACCTCGCTCACCGCCGGCCGACTGGCTCCGTGGGCGCCGTGGGCCCTGCTCGGGGCATCCCTCGCCATCTCGTTCACCGTCTTCGCACTCGGCGCCATCGGCAGCGACCCGGCCGACTTCAACATCGCCGGGGCCGTCATCGTCGGCGTGCTGATCTACATGGTGCTCATCACGGTCGTCTCGTCGATCGCCGAGAGCCGCCGCAAGGCAGTCGACCGCCTCATGACTGCGCTCGTCACCGCCGCGTTCGTCGTCGCGCTGCTGCCGCTGATCTCGCTTCTGTGGACGGTCGTGCTCAACGGCATCGGCCGCTTCGACGCCGAGTTCTTCAGCTACTCGATGCGCAACGTCGTGGGCGAGGGCGGCGGCATCGTGCACGCCATCTGGGGCACGGTGCTCGTCACACTCACCGCGACCCTGATCGCGGTTCCGGTGGGTCTGATGACGTCGATCTACCTCGTCGAGTACGGCCGCGGCCGCATCGCGAAGGGCATCACCTTCCTCGTCGACGTCATGACGGGCATCCCGTCGATCGTCGCCGGTCTGTTCATCTACTCGGTCTTCGCGCTGCTCGTGCGGCCGGGCATCTCGATGGGTCTGATGGGCGCGCTGGCACTGGCCGTGCTCATGGTCCCCGTGGTCGTGCGAGGCAGCGAGGAGCTGCTGCGCATCGTGCCCAACGAGCTGCGTGAGGCGTCGTACGCGCTCGGCGTGCCGAAGTGGCTGACCATCATCAAGATCGTGCTGCCGACCTCGATCGCCGGTATCACGACCTCTGTGATGCTCGCCATCTCGCGCGTCATCGGCGAGACCGCACCGCTGCTGCTCACGGCCGGCTTCACCGCCAGCCTCAACACGAACCTCGTGAACAGCCAGATGATGACCCTGCCGGTGTTCGTCTACAACTCGTACATGAACCAGGGGACCGCGGCCGATGCCTCGGTCGCCCGCGCCTGGGCCGGCGCGCTCACCCTGATCCTGATCGTCATGCTGCTGAACCTGCTCGCGCGTCTGATCGCGAAGCTGTTCGCCCCGAAGACCGCCGGCCGCTGA
- the pstC gene encoding phosphate ABC transporter permease subunit PstC: MSTTTRQAPPAPIRAKQRLGDRVFSGSALGAGIIILVVLAAVAAFLVMQSVPAFAPDTSDNHILEGRSFWEYVGPLAFGTVWASFIALLMATPISIGIALFISHYAPRRLAGVLGYIIDLLAAVPSVVFGLWGGLVLAPMLQPIYAWLNENANWVPFFGGQVSSTGKTIMTAAVVLAVMVIPIMTAICREVFLQTPKLHEEAALALGATRWEMVRMAVLPFARGGMVSAVMLALGRALGETMAVTMVLSPAAVYSFLVLTATNPTPIPANIALAFPEAHDTGVNTLIATGLVLFVVTFAVNALARWIVARRAEFSGAN, from the coding sequence ATGAGCACGACGACCAGGCAGGCGCCGCCTGCCCCGATCAGAGCCAAGCAGCGCCTCGGCGACCGGGTGTTCTCAGGCAGCGCCCTCGGCGCGGGGATCATCATCCTCGTCGTGCTCGCGGCCGTGGCCGCCTTCCTCGTGATGCAGAGTGTCCCCGCGTTCGCGCCGGACACCAGCGACAACCACATCCTCGAGGGGCGCTCCTTCTGGGAGTACGTCGGGCCGCTCGCCTTCGGAACCGTGTGGGCATCGTTCATCGCGCTGCTCATGGCCACGCCGATCTCGATCGGCATCGCCCTCTTCATCTCGCACTATGCGCCCCGCCGACTCGCCGGCGTGCTCGGCTACATCATCGATCTGCTCGCCGCCGTGCCGTCGGTGGTCTTCGGTCTCTGGGGCGGCCTGGTGCTCGCCCCGATGCTGCAGCCGATCTACGCCTGGCTCAACGAGAACGCCAACTGGGTGCCCTTCTTCGGCGGCCAGGTCTCGTCGACCGGCAAGACGATCATGACCGCCGCCGTGGTGCTCGCGGTCATGGTGATCCCGATCATGACCGCCATCTGCCGCGAGGTCTTCCTGCAGACCCCGAAGCTGCATGAGGAGGCGGCCCTCGCTCTCGGTGCGACGCGCTGGGAGATGGTGCGCATGGCCGTGCTGCCCTTCGCCCGCGGAGGAATGGTCTCGGCGGTCATGCTGGCCCTCGGCCGTGCGCTCGGCGAGACCATGGCCGTGACCATGGTCCTCTCCCCCGCGGCCGTCTACAGCTTCCTGGTACTCACCGCCACCAACCCGACCCCGATCCCCGCGAACATCGCGCTCGCCTTCCCCGAGGCGCACGACACGGGTGTGAACACCCTCATCGCCACGGGTCTGGTCCTGTTCGTCGTGACCTTCGCGGTCAATGCGCTGGCCCGCTGGATCGTGGCCCGCCGCGCCGAGTTCTCTGGAGCGAACTGA
- the pstB gene encoding phosphate ABC transporter ATP-binding protein PstB, giving the protein MSKSIEVNDLNVYYGDFLAVEGVSLEIQPRSVTAFIGPSGCGKSTFLRTLNRMHEVIPGARVEGEVLLDGKDLYGAGVDPVLVRRQVGMVFQRPNPFPTMSIKENVLAGVKLNNGKMAKSDQDALVEKSLMGANLWNEVKDRLDKPGSGLSGGQQQRLCIARAIAVSPEVLLMDEPCSALDPISTFAIEELIQDLKNEYTIVIVTHNMQQASRVSDKTAFFNIAGTGKPGKLIEFDDTATIFTTPSVQATEDYVSGRFG; this is encoded by the coding sequence ATGTCCAAGAGCATCGAAGTCAACGACCTCAACGTCTACTACGGCGACTTCCTCGCCGTAGAGGGCGTCTCCCTCGAGATCCAGCCGCGCAGCGTGACCGCGTTCATCGGCCCGTCGGGCTGCGGCAAGTCCACGTTCCTGCGCACCCTGAACCGCATGCACGAGGTCATCCCCGGCGCACGCGTCGAGGGCGAGGTGCTGCTCGACGGCAAGGACCTCTACGGCGCCGGAGTCGACCCGGTGCTGGTGCGCCGTCAGGTCGGCATGGTCTTCCAGCGCCCCAACCCGTTCCCGACGATGTCGATCAAGGAGAACGTGCTCGCCGGGGTCAAGCTCAACAACGGCAAGATGGCCAAGAGCGATCAGGACGCCCTCGTAGAGAAGTCGCTGATGGGCGCGAACCTGTGGAACGAGGTCAAGGACCGCCTCGACAAGCCGGGCTCTGGTCTCTCGGGCGGTCAGCAGCAGCGTCTGTGCATCGCGCGCGCGATCGCAGTGTCACCCGAGGTGCTGCTGATGGACGAGCCCTGCTCGGCGCTCGACCCGATCTCGACGTTCGCGATCGAGGAGCTCATCCAGGATCTCAAGAACGAGTACACGATCGTCATCGTGACGCACAACATGCAGCAGGCGAGCCGCGTGTCCGACAAGACCGCGTTCTTCAACATCGCCGGAACCGGCAAGCCGGGCAAGCTCATCGAGTTCGACGACACGGCCACGATCTTCACCACCCCTTCGGTGCAGGCCACCGAGGACTACGTCTCGGGTCGCTTCGGGTGA
- a CDS encoding phosphate ABC transporter substrate-binding protein PstS, producing the protein MKITRIARISAVGAVAALALAGCAANEAPASENSDAPAASNLEGTLKATGASSQGAAQEAWVAAFQTANTGVTINYEPTGSGTGRENFIAGASDFIGSDRAFKLDEFADGFKTCSSEGIVEVPLYISPVAVAFNLEGVDELNLDAKTIAGIFAGTITNWNDAAIASQNEGVELPDLAISPVHRSDDSGTTETFTAYLNATAPDVWTNEADGVWPIQGGEAAQGTSGVVQAIKAGNGAIGYADASQTKGLGQVKVGVEGEYVAYSAEAAAALVEASPLEEGRGAADLVFDVDPAAAPAGSYPIALVSYLVACEQYEDENKAELVKSYLEYIASEEGQQAAADNAGSAPISDGLREKVLAAIDTIKVG; encoded by the coding sequence GTGAAGATCACCCGCATCGCTCGTATCAGCGCCGTCGGCGCTGTCGCCGCCCTCGCGCTTGCCGGCTGCGCCGCGAACGAAGCCCCCGCCTCCGAGAACTCCGACGCCCCTGCGGCCTCGAACCTCGAGGGCACGCTGAAGGCGACCGGCGCCTCCTCGCAGGGCGCCGCACAGGAGGCATGGGTCGCCGCCTTCCAGACCGCCAACACGGGCGTCACCATCAACTACGAGCCCACCGGCTCCGGCACGGGCCGCGAGAACTTCATCGCCGGCGCGAGCGACTTCATCGGCTCGGACCGCGCGTTCAAGCTCGACGAGTTCGCCGACGGCTTCAAGACCTGCTCGTCGGAGGGCATCGTCGAGGTGCCGCTGTACATCTCGCCCGTCGCCGTCGCCTTCAACCTCGAGGGCGTCGACGAGCTGAACCTCGACGCCAAGACGATCGCAGGCATCTTCGCCGGCACCATCACCAACTGGAACGACGCGGCCATCGCCTCGCAGAACGAGGGCGTCGAGCTGCCCGACCTGGCGATCTCGCCCGTTCACCGCTCGGACGACTCCGGCACCACCGAGACCTTCACCGCGTACCTCAACGCGACCGCGCCCGACGTGTGGACCAACGAGGCCGACGGCGTGTGGCCGATCCAGGGCGGCGAGGCCGCACAGGGCACCTCGGGTGTCGTCCAGGCGATCAAGGCCGGCAACGGAGCGATCGGCTACGCCGACGCGTCGCAGACCAAGGGCCTCGGCCAGGTCAAGGTCGGCGTCGAGGGCGAGTACGTCGCGTACTCGGCCGAGGCCGCCGCTGCGCTCGTCGAGGCATCGCCGCTGGAGGAGGGCCGCGGTGCGGCCGACCTCGTCTTCGACGTCGACCCGGCAGCCGCTCCCGCCGGTTCGTACCCGATCGCCCTGGTCAGCTACCTCGTGGCGTGCGAGCAGTACGAGGACGAGAACAAGGCCGAGCTCGTGAAGTCGTACCTCGAGTACATCGCGAGCGAGGAGGGCCAGCAGGCTGCCGCAGACAACGCAGGCAGCGCGCCGATCTCGGACGGCCTGCGCGAGAAGGTCCTCGCCGCCATCGACACGATCAAGGTCGGCTGA